A single window of Methanomassiliicoccaceae archaeon DNA harbors:
- a CDS encoding MBG domain-containing protein: MKTKKPSTSYELNRKGGVAIAALFAIVLFSSLSLIMDSEEKDLSTSGDCNYNMNSDVTLTDTTMVYSGAMVTAMSDADWYTLTGNTGIDAGDYVAIATLDDPVNTTWSDGTTEPKTINWTISPKALATNMVASINYLVYTGDVLNPKVSISDGETALVLNKDYTVSYKNNVNAGAAKALITGIGNYTGTIEKTFNIVMKNISIPIENTDLKYNGFEQHGALDGEGYALAGETSGIGAGFYTVRATLIDPINTIWEDGYSDEKTIIWEIEPKVLTNGMAASIESMIYTGGALMPGVDVIDGETTLVLNKDYLISYTNNTNVGVAKAVITGIGNFTGTMEKSFSIIMKDITIPVAEKELRYNGNEQFGIFEGAGYLLAGDNFGINAGSYTVTLTLCDATNTIWSDGTVEPKTIIWSISQMVLTDNMISPISTMIYSGNELMPVSEVKNGDLTLFLETDYNISYTNNVNAGVATAIITGIGNYSGTIEKTFNIVLKGVTVPPVNGELIYSGFAQVGVENGDGYTLTGATSGIGAGNYVATASLIDTVNTAWLDGTTEPKTISWTIAKETLTIAYSGENVVYGISPSLTLTVSGFVSNENVNNAAGYVAPTITNENINAGTYTLLPFGGSADNYDFEYIGGTLVISKKVIQIPVPNAGLVYNGTEQIGVSGGDGYMLSGNIGSDAGSYEALVALTDASITSWPNGSTEHEAVEWSIAAKTLNMGMMYAPVQIYTGYAIEPVAVMDGGTQLFEGIDYTISYTNNIEEGSAAAAVTGIGNYAGTVPVAFKIAKNYVVSFSLNGFEGVAPGPRTILGGSLLELEDVKAPVRAGYQFGGWSMTPGGDAMSEYTVFSNSTLYAAWKLNIYDDMPFDELNEIISQNDRPAVQIRATAAGNLLDNAFFEGIAEAGKPFTVNVLDENEKLAYSWSFEGEYRSEAGTFRPKIYEADPGYDLESLIDSSNYENPLVLNFAASGVLPIDATVTYNVGDIYADGTKLSVFFYDEDADQLKEKQTVTVTNGSVTFGLTHCSKYVMAEAVYEGPADGNTMLYIVTALIVIAIVDILAVYGFFVRRS, translated from the coding sequence ATGAAGACAAAAAAGCCTTCAACATCATATGAACTGAACAGAAAGGGAGGTGTTGCTATCGCCGCATTGTTCGCGATTGTACTTTTTTCATCCCTCTCCTTGATAATGGACAGCGAAGAGAAGGATCTCTCGACATCCGGTGATTGCAATTATAATATGAATTCAGACGTAACTTTGACTGATACGACAATGGTCTATAGCGGCGCCATGGTCACCGCAATGTCGGACGCAGACTGGTACACCCTGACCGGTAACACAGGTATAGATGCCGGCGACTATGTGGCGATAGCAACGCTGGATGACCCAGTAAATACAACATGGTCGGACGGGACAACAGAACCCAAAACAATAAATTGGACAATTTCCCCCAAGGCTCTGGCTACTAACATGGTAGCTTCCATAAATTATTTGGTTTACACTGGGGACGTACTCAATCCAAAGGTTTCTATTTCAGATGGCGAAACAGCACTTGTTTTGAATAAAGATTATACAGTATCTTACAAAAATAATGTCAATGCAGGAGCAGCTAAGGCGTTAATTACAGGAATAGGTAACTATACGGGGACAATAGAAAAAACCTTTAACATTGTAATGAAAAATATATCAATTCCAATAGAAAACACAGACCTCAAGTACAATGGATTTGAGCAGCACGGAGCTCTAGATGGTGAAGGATACGCACTTGCAGGTGAAACGTCTGGTATTGGCGCTGGGTTTTATACTGTTAGGGCTACATTAATCGATCCAATAAACACCATCTGGGAAGATGGATACTCCGATGAAAAAACCATTATTTGGGAGATAGAACCAAAGGTTTTGACTAACGGGATGGCGGCTTCGATTGAATCAATGATTTACACAGGAGGGGCCCTAATGCCAGGAGTCGACGTCATAGACGGTGAGACCACATTAGTACTGAATAAAGACTACCTTATTTCATACACAAATAATACTAATGTAGGGGTTGCAAAAGCTGTAATTACAGGTATTGGAAACTTTACTGGCACAATGGAAAAGTCATTCAGCATTATAATGAAAGATATAACCATTCCTGTCGCTGAAAAAGAACTGAGATATAATGGAAATGAACAGTTTGGAATTTTTGAGGGCGCAGGATATCTACTTGCAGGTGATAATTTCGGAATAAACGCGGGCAGTTACACTGTAACTCTGACTCTATGTGATGCGACAAACACAATATGGTCGGACGGAACCGTGGAGCCTAAGACAATAATTTGGTCAATTTCTCAAATGGTTTTGACAGATAATATGATTTCTCCCATATCTACAATGATTTATTCCGGTAACGAATTAATGCCAGTTTCAGAGGTAAAAAACGGAGACTTAACACTATTTCTGGAAACAGATTACAATATTTCATACACAAATAATGTCAATGCGGGGGTTGCCACAGCCATAATTACAGGAATTGGTAACTATTCTGGAACGATAGAAAAGACATTTAATATTGTCTTGAAAGGTGTTACGGTCCCCCCAGTAAATGGAGAACTTATTTACAGTGGATTCGCGCAGGTCGGCGTCGAAAATGGCGATGGATACACTCTAACAGGCGCAACATCCGGTATCGGTGCCGGTAATTACGTGGCAACCGCATCACTTATCGATACGGTCAACACGGCATGGTTGGACGGGACCACCGAACCTAAGACGATCAGCTGGACGATCGCCAAAGAAACTCTGACGATCGCATATTCCGGGGAGAACGTAGTTTATGGCATATCTCCGTCTCTTACTTTAACGGTCTCCGGGTTCGTTTCCAATGAGAATGTCAATAATGCAGCAGGATACGTCGCACCCACGATAACCAATGAAAACATCAATGCCGGAACATACACGCTGCTACCATTTGGCGGGTCGGCGGACAACTATGATTTCGAGTATATCGGAGGTACCCTGGTCATAAGCAAGAAAGTGATTCAAATACCGGTACCCAACGCCGGGTTGGTGTATAACGGAACCGAACAGATAGGCGTCTCTGGAGGGGACGGATACATGCTTTCCGGCAACATAGGTTCAGATGCTGGCAGCTACGAGGCTCTGGTAGCCCTCACCGATGCCAGCATAACATCTTGGCCCAACGGAAGCACCGAACACGAGGCCGTCGAATGGTCGATAGCCGCTAAAACGCTGAACATGGGCATGATGTATGCGCCGGTCCAGATCTATACAGGATATGCTATCGAACCGGTCGCCGTCATGGACGGAGGCACCCAACTTTTTGAAGGAATAGATTATACGATATCCTATACCAACAATATCGAAGAGGGGTCCGCCGCTGCCGCAGTGACCGGGATAGGCAACTACGCCGGAACTGTGCCAGTGGCCTTTAAAATAGCAAAGAACTACGTTGTGTCCTTCAGCCTCAATGGGTTCGAAGGTGTCGCTCCCGGGCCTCGAACGATCCTAGGCGGGTCGCTATTGGAACTGGAGGACGTGAAAGCGCCCGTCCGTGCGGGATATCAGTTCGGCGGATGGTCCATGACTCCCGGAGGAGATGCGATGTCCGAATATACCGTGTTTTCAAATTCCACGCTGTATGCGGCCTGGAAGCTGAATATTTATGACGACATGCCCTTTGATGAGCTGAACGAGATAATCTCCCAGAACGACAGACCGGCGGTTCAGATAAGGGCAACTGCCGCAGGCAACCTGCTGGACAATGCATTCTTCGAAGGAATTGCGGAAGCAGGCAAGCCCTTCACCGTGAACGTATTGGATGAAAATGAAAAACTGGCATATTCCTGGTCATTTGAAGGTGAGTACAGATCGGAAGCAGGCACTTTCAGGCCAAAAATCTACGAGGCGGACCCCGGTTACGATCTGGAAAGTCTGATCGATTCTTCAAATTACGAAAACCCGTTGGTTCTCAACTTCGCTGCAAGCGGAGTACTGCCGATAGATGCGACTGTGACGTACAATGTAGGCGATATATACGCCGATGGCACGAAATTATCCGTGTTCTTCTATGACGAGGATGCCGATCAGCTCAAAGAAAAGCAGACCGTTACGGTAACGAACGGATCGGTAACCTTCGGCCTCACACACTGCTCTAAATATGTGATGGCCGAGGCAGTCTATGAAGGTCCGGCCGATGGAAACACTATGCTGTACATCGTAACGGCGCTGATCGTAATCGCAATCGTGGACATTCTGGCAGTATACGGTTTCTTCGTCAGGAGGAGCTGA
- the ileS gene encoding isoleucine--tRNA ligase, which translates to MIKQVRADYNAPDIEKGVQQFWKDTNAYEKTKEYRSDGENFYFCDGPPYTTGKIHLGTAMNKTVKDIFIRYWRMNGLNVRDQPGFDMHGLPIEVQVEKKMGVHSKKEIEENVGIDKFVSTCQKYALDLRVSMTEEFKQLGVWMDWDNPYQTLKSEYIESAWWTLSRAYDRGLLEDADRVVTWCPRCETALAEAEIEYWDESDPSIMVRMPVIGQDCSLLIWTTTPWTLPSNMAVAVHPDYDYAKVRMKNDMGTEDVIVLESQAGYVMSQGGYSEFEVIERMKGKALEGLSYVPPFEIGNGLKKSDWVYKVVTAQYVEKDNTGLVHTAPGFGPDDYDTGKRYDMVPFCPVGEDGRFNDDFPMMAGRKVRGVNDDVIKHLAENNRMFQSGRVMHRYGHCWRCKSPIIYRDTRQWFLDIPKLKDKMLSEIDETKWVPSWAGESRERNWVEGARSWCISRQRYWGIPMPVWECGCGEKRVVGQYSELKEGEGYTEGMDTHRPWIDKVTFKCPKCGKTMHRVPDVLDVWFDSGVASWAQFGYPAKKEEFNKWWPADFIVEAHDQTRGWFYSQLGAGVISFDHAPYDEVMMHGWVLDPKGQKMSKSKGNVIEPLEIINQVGADSLRLYLVKSNAPWEDTSFQKDGPKNARKMLNTYWNVVNFASTYMNLDGYEPEKYSLDTIRDSLRHEDLWMLSRTEHMKRDVTEGLEARELHKVARSLEDYIMEDLSRWYVRLVRDRTWAEDEDSEKDKNASYFTLHYAIMSTAIALAPMAPHISEEVYQHMGGSKLTVHMEDWPVCNESLIDEGLEHSMALIQNIVEIIASERAKMGSKLRWPLLGAYIRGTDGNVNSSIKVFGNVLAQQANIKNIGYLLEGTVPEGETTEVPFDEGDLFIDFSITPEIEAEGYARELIRRVQQMRKDMKLNVEQFINCDVKAEPRLVELLSSWRDHISGEVRANSLTFTDSPGGDEIKTWDVTGEDIVIGITAAEP; encoded by the coding sequence ATGATAAAGCAGGTCCGTGCAGATTATAACGCGCCAGATATCGAGAAGGGTGTCCAACAGTTCTGGAAAGACACGAACGCATACGAGAAGACCAAGGAATACAGATCCGATGGAGAGAACTTCTACTTCTGTGATGGTCCCCCGTACACCACTGGGAAGATACACCTCGGTACGGCCATGAACAAGACCGTCAAGGACATCTTTATCAGATACTGGAGAATGAACGGGCTCAACGTCCGCGACCAGCCTGGATTCGACATGCACGGCCTGCCTATCGAAGTGCAGGTCGAAAAGAAGATGGGCGTGCACTCCAAGAAGGAGATCGAAGAGAACGTCGGTATCGATAAGTTCGTCTCCACTTGCCAGAAGTATGCTCTGGACCTCAGGGTCAGCATGACCGAGGAGTTCAAACAGCTCGGCGTTTGGATGGACTGGGACAATCCCTATCAGACTCTTAAATCGGAATACATAGAATCCGCATGGTGGACTCTGTCCCGTGCATACGACCGTGGGCTCCTGGAGGACGCCGACCGTGTGGTCACATGGTGTCCCAGGTGCGAGACTGCCCTCGCAGAGGCGGAGATCGAATACTGGGACGAGAGCGATCCGTCCATAATGGTGAGGATGCCCGTGATAGGTCAGGATTGCTCGCTCCTCATATGGACCACTACACCATGGACTTTGCCGTCAAATATGGCTGTCGCCGTACACCCAGATTATGATTATGCCAAGGTAAGGATGAAGAACGACATGGGAACCGAAGATGTTATCGTCCTCGAATCCCAGGCCGGATATGTGATGAGCCAGGGAGGATACTCGGAATTCGAGGTCATCGAAAGGATGAAGGGCAAAGCACTCGAGGGCCTCTCGTACGTTCCGCCTTTTGAAATCGGAAACGGCCTCAAGAAAAGTGACTGGGTCTATAAGGTCGTTACAGCGCAGTATGTCGAAAAAGATAACACCGGGCTCGTACACACGGCCCCTGGATTCGGTCCCGACGACTACGACACGGGAAAAAGATACGATATGGTCCCGTTCTGCCCCGTAGGCGAGGACGGAAGGTTCAACGATGATTTCCCGATGATGGCCGGACGGAAGGTCCGTGGCGTCAACGACGATGTGATAAAACACCTGGCCGAGAACAATAGAATGTTCCAGTCGGGAAGAGTGATGCACCGCTACGGCCACTGCTGGAGATGCAAATCTCCCATCATCTACAGAGATACCCGCCAGTGGTTCTTGGACATCCCGAAGTTAAAAGACAAGATGTTGAGCGAAATCGACGAGACGAAATGGGTGCCCAGCTGGGCGGGCGAGTCGCGGGAACGCAACTGGGTGGAGGGAGCTAGGTCCTGGTGCATATCCAGGCAACGCTACTGGGGCATACCTATGCCCGTCTGGGAATGCGGATGCGGCGAGAAGCGCGTGGTCGGACAATATTCGGAGCTCAAAGAAGGCGAAGGATACACCGAGGGAATGGACACGCACAGGCCCTGGATAGACAAAGTTACGTTCAAATGCCCGAAGTGCGGAAAAACCATGCACAGGGTCCCCGACGTGTTGGACGTCTGGTTCGACTCCGGAGTTGCGTCTTGGGCTCAGTTCGGATACCCTGCCAAGAAGGAAGAGTTCAACAAATGGTGGCCTGCCGACTTCATCGTCGAAGCCCACGACCAGACGCGCGGATGGTTCTACTCGCAGTTGGGGGCCGGAGTGATATCTTTCGACCATGCACCCTATGACGAAGTGATGATGCACGGATGGGTTTTGGACCCCAAAGGACAGAAGATGTCCAAGTCCAAAGGCAACGTGATCGAGCCTCTGGAAATTATCAACCAGGTCGGGGCAGACTCGCTCAGATTATATCTGGTCAAATCAAACGCCCCATGGGAGGACACATCTTTCCAGAAGGACGGGCCGAAGAACGCCAGGAAGATGCTCAACACGTATTGGAATGTGGTCAACTTCGCTTCGACCTACATGAATCTAGATGGTTACGAGCCGGAGAAATACTCTCTCGATACCATACGCGACAGCCTGAGGCACGAGGACCTCTGGATGCTTTCCCGTACGGAGCACATGAAACGCGATGTGACCGAGGGATTGGAAGCCAGGGAGCTCCACAAGGTCGCACGCTCTCTCGAGGACTACATTATGGAAGATCTCTCCAGATGGTACGTCCGTCTTGTAAGGGACAGGACATGGGCCGAGGACGAGGACTCCGAGAAGGACAAGAACGCATCCTACTTCACGTTGCACTATGCAATAATGAGCACGGCCATAGCGCTCGCTCCGATGGCGCCGCATATTTCGGAAGAAGTGTACCAGCACATGGGCGGCAGCAAGCTCACGGTCCATATGGAGGACTGGCCTGTCTGCAACGAATCGCTTATCGACGAGGGTCTCGAGCACAGCATGGCGCTGATACAGAACATAGTCGAGATAATAGCCTCCGAGAGGGCCAAGATGGGCAGCAAGCTAAGATGGCCTCTGCTCGGGGCATACATACGCGGAACGGACGGGAACGTCAACAGCTCCATCAAGGTCTTCGGCAATGTGCTGGCCCAACAGGCCAACATCAAGAACATCGGATATCTCCTCGAGGGCACTGTCCCCGAGGGGGAAACCACGGAAGTGCCGTTCGATGAGGGCGACCTGTTCATCGACTTCTCGATCACGCCCGAGATAGAAGCCGAAGGATATGCCAGGGAACTGATACGCAGGGTCCAGCAGATGCGCAAGGACATGAAGCTCAACGTCGAGCAGTTCATCAACTGCGATGTAAAGGCGGAGCCGCGCCTGGTTGAGCTTCTTTCCTCATGGAGAGACCACATCTCTGGCGAGGTCAGGGCCAACAGCCTTACGTTCACCGACAGCCCCGGAGGGGATGAGATTAAGACGTGGGATGTCACCGGCGAGGATATCGTGATCGGCATAACTGCCGCAGAGCCGTGA